A portion of the Thermosipho africanus Ob7 genome contains these proteins:
- a CDS encoding STAS domain-containing protein encodes MYEVTKLENIPVVKITGEIDISNAYKMKQFIHENILNNGEKYCILDLSHLKYIDSSGLGILVGLHKSFKLQGGEIVLVNMNENIKNLLRLTSLDRVLNIKETIKAAIDFLKS; translated from the coding sequence ATGTACGAAGTTACTAAGTTAGAAAATATTCCAGTTGTCAAAATAACAGGAGAAATTGATATATCTAATGCTTACAAAATGAAGCAATTTATCCATGAAAATATTTTAAATAACGGAGAAAAGTATTGTATTTTGGATCTTTCACACCTTAAATACATTGATAGCTCTGGACTTGGAATTCTAGTAGGTCTTCACAAGAGTTTCAAACTTCAAGGCGGAGAAATTGTGCTTGTTAATATGAATGAAAATATTAAAAATCTTTTAAGACTTACTAGCCTAGATAGAGTATTAAATATAAAAGAAACAATAAAAGCCGCTATAGATTTTCTAAAAAGTTAA
- a CDS encoding LacI family DNA-binding transcriptional regulator, with product MKQKKYVTIKDIAKVAGVSVNTVSRALNDKPDINSETKKRILDIAKSLGYVKNITASTLRNNSTKIVGVILADSANPFYAEVLKGIEAASRKYGYQIILMNTERVYENEEIAIKTLLQRRVDGLLIAPVQDRAEDIKRLNEKVNIPFVIVGRHFEDIKVDEIYNDEKKGGYIATKYLIDLGRRNILMINGSMFKSPAKMRYEGYKKALNEVGLIDNMVISDIDINGGYKAVKKILKEGQKVDALFCYNDLVAIGAIKALKEEGIKIPEDVAVIGYDDIYFSSFVCPTLTTVRIKKFELGYESFKMLHNRICGRRKNIKQKILDVELIKRESA from the coding sequence ATGAAACAAAAAAAGTATGTCACAATTAAGGATATTGCAAAAGTTGCAGGTGTGTCTGTAAATACTGTATCAAGAGCCTTAAACGATAAACCAGATATTAATAGCGAAACAAAGAAGAGAATATTGGATATTGCTAAAAGTTTGGGTTATGTAAAAAACATAACCGCATCAACTCTGAGGAATAATAGTACAAAAATTGTTGGTGTAATATTAGCAGATAGTGCTAATCCATTTTATGCAGAAGTTTTAAAGGGAATTGAGGCTGCTTCGCGTAAATACGGTTATCAGATAATATTGATGAATACGGAAAGAGTGTATGAGAATGAAGAAATCGCAATAAAGACGTTGCTTCAAAGAAGGGTTGATGGACTTTTAATCGCACCTGTTCAAGATAGAGCAGAAGATATAAAGCGTTTAAATGAGAAAGTAAATATTCCATTTGTAATAGTTGGTAGACATTTCGAAGATATCAAAGTTGATGAAATTTACAATGATGAAAAAAAAGGTGGGTATATAGCTACAAAGTATTTAATTGATTTGGGACGAAGAAATATACTAATGATTAATGGAAGCATGTTTAAATCTCCTGCCAAAATGAGGTATGAAGGTTACAAAAAAGCCTTGAATGAAGTAGGATTAATAGATAATATGGTAATCTCTGATATAGATATCAATGGTGGATATAAAGCTGTAAAAAAAATATTGAAGGAAGGACAAAAAGTTGATGCGTTGTTTTGCTATAACGATTTAGTTGCCATAGGAGCTATAAAAGCTTTAAAAGAGGAAGGAATAAAAATACCAGAAGATGTAGCTGTGATTGGATACGATGATATTTACTTTTCTTCTTTTGTGTGTCCTACTCTTACTACAGTTAGAATTAAAAAATTTGAACTTGGGTATGAATCTTTTAAAATGTTGCACAATAGAATTTGTGGTAGAAGAAAAAACATAAAGCAGAAAATTTTGGATGTAGAGCTAATAAAGAGAGAATCAGCATAG
- a CDS encoding carbohydrate ABC transporter permease has product MKRKISTFFVYLFLSISAFLSIFPFYWMIVGSTNTSVDVIKGKLIFGTHLLENLNKLFKEYDLWRVLLNSVQVSVFVVIGSLIVASMAGYGFEIYKSKVRNKIYGIFIWTLMIPFAALMVPLFRLMNVFNLIDSLWGIILPMIPSVFLIFFFKQNFQQYPKEIIMAARVDGASELRIFFSIVVPSMKATYAAAAIYAFMTSWNAYLWPLVIIQSSEKRTMTLFVSNLASGYKPDFALVMTAVVLATLPMIIVFFALQKYFVQGVLGSVKQ; this is encoded by the coding sequence ATGAAAAGAAAAATATCTACTTTTTTTGTCTATTTATTTTTATCTATTTCTGCATTTTTATCAATATTTCCATTCTATTGGATGATTGTTGGTAGCACTAATACTTCTGTTGATGTTATAAAAGGAAAGTTGATTTTTGGAACCCATCTTTTAGAAAACTTAAATAAACTTTTTAAAGAATATGATCTCTGGAGAGTACTTTTAAATTCAGTTCAAGTATCAGTTTTTGTTGTAATAGGTTCTTTAATAGTGGCTTCAATGGCTGGTTATGGTTTTGAGATATATAAATCAAAAGTTAGGAATAAAATATATGGTATCTTTATTTGGACTCTAATGATTCCTTTTGCAGCTTTAATGGTTCCACTTTTTAGGTTGATGAATGTTTTCAATTTAATTGATTCACTTTGGGGAATTATTTTACCGATGATTCCATCAGTTTTTTTAATCTTCTTTTTTAAACAAAATTTTCAACAGTATCCTAAGGAAATAATAATGGCTGCAAGGGTTGATGGCGCTAGTGAATTAAGAATATTTTTCTCAATTGTTGTTCCATCTATGAAAGCCACTTATGCAGCAGCTGCTATTTATGCTTTTATGACAAGTTGGAATGCCTATCTTTGGCCGCTAGTTATTATTCAAAGTTCTGAAAAAAGAACCATGACTCTTTTTGTTTCAAATTTGGCATCTGGGTATAAACCGGATTTTGCGCTTGTAATGACGGCTGTTGTATTAGCAACATTACCAATGATTATAGTATTTTTTGCATTGCAGAAATATTTTGTTCAAGGTGTCCTTGGTTCGGTAAAACAATAA
- a CDS encoding carbohydrate ABC transporter permease, translated as MKIRKSENIWGWVFISLALSGLLLFILYPIIYSLYLSTFSTRGYLKHFVGLGNYKRLFQDSNFLLSLKNIFIIFIIQVPIMLFLALIFAFLLNNPKLKFRGFYRTALFLPAVTSLVAYSVVFKMMFSTQGLVNNILLSLHIIKEPIRWLLDPFWAKVTLIIAMTWRWTGYNMMFYLAGLQNIPLEIYEAAEIDGASKTVQFFKITIPLLKPIILFTTIMSTIGTLQLFDEPMNLAAGVVTGSSVGPGNSLLTPSVYIYNVCFKYVPNFGYASAISYIIVLIAAILAIIQFKVAGDRK; from the coding sequence ATGAAAATAAGAAAAAGTGAAAATATATGGGGTTGGGTATTTATTAGTTTGGCACTTTCAGGTCTTTTATTGTTTATCTTATACCCTATTATTTATTCGTTATATTTATCAACTTTTTCAACAAGAGGATATTTAAAACATTTTGTTGGTTTAGGAAATTACAAAAGGCTTTTTCAGGATTCTAATTTTTTGCTGTCATTAAAGAATATTTTTATAATATTTATTATTCAGGTTCCTATTATGTTATTTTTAGCTCTTATTTTTGCTTTTTTATTAAACAATCCAAAATTAAAGTTTAGAGGCTTTTACAGAACTGCTCTGTTTTTGCCTGCAGTTACATCTTTGGTGGCGTATAGTGTAGTATTTAAAATGATGTTTTCAACTCAGGGACTTGTTAACAATATTTTGCTATCATTACATATTATAAAAGAACCTATAAGGTGGTTGCTTGACCCGTTTTGGGCAAAGGTAACACTGATTATTGCAATGACCTGGAGATGGACAGGATATAATATGATGTTTTATCTTGCAGGATTGCAAAATATTCCTTTAGAAATTTATGAAGCAGCTGAAATAGACGGTGCAAGTAAAACTGTACAGTTTTTTAAGATAACAATTCCGCTATTAAAACCAATAATTTTATTTACTACGATAATGTCTACAATTGGAACGTTGCAACTGTTTGATGAACCTATGAATTTAGCTGCAGGTGTTGTAACTGGTTCAAGTGTGGGGCCAGGAAATTCACTGCTTACACCTTCGGTTTATATTTATAACGTTTGCTTTAAATACGTACCAAATTTTGGATATGCTTCCGCAATTTCTTATATAATAGTTTTGATTGCTGCTATTCTTGCAATTATTCAATTTAAAGTGGCGGGTGATAGAAAATGA
- the gyrA gene encoding DNA gyrase subunit A, whose protein sequence is MEIYRPIEEELKESYLSYSMSVIIGRAIPDVRDGLKPVQRRILYSMYELGVTHNKPFKKSARIVGEVMGKYHPHGDAAIYDTIVRMAQDWTMRYKLIDGQGNFGSIDRDPPAAMRYTEARLAKIAEELLEDIDKETVNMTDNFDGSLKEPEVLPSKFPNLLANGSTGIAVGMTTNIPPHNITELVNGLIALIKNPEISIEELMNFIPGPDFPTGGEIIGKSGIREMYTTGKGSFTIRGKVHVEEKKKKKNIVITEIPFNISKADLIKKIVEYAEKSSLPIKDIRDESDKEGLRIVIEIPNDTNEEIIINNLYKHTQLQSSFHSQLLVIDKEKKPVLMNLKELMWAFVEHRFEVVRRRAQYYYKQYSKKAHILEGLIKASRSIDTIISVIRNSEDQNSAIHELIDMFNFTETQAKAIVDLRLGRLTKLEISKLIDDYNDLVNKMKVEKELIENDQKVYEKIIEELEAIKSEYGDSRKSIILDHEERKIEFNELELIPDKEVVLSLTKKGYLKMMSLDTFKTQRRGGKGVTGSNLMDDDAIMEIIYTHLHGKTLFFTSYGKVYILNNYQIEENSRTSRGRQIAKYLNIGQDEKILTMLSVDNFEGELFFVTKNGKAKRTSLKEFENINSRGMKAITFDGDDLLVSVQKIDNPDQTILIATKNGLCIRFPISEVRTMGRNAMGVIGIRLSNDDAVVSSSLLMDDEHYLLTVTSKGYGKLTETSQYRIQKRGGLGIKNISDISKAGHIVGVTHVLGNENMMIFTKNGMTLKINLDSLRPLGRVTKGVKLVNLSEGDEIADFAVIRGEDDV, encoded by the coding sequence ATGGAAATATATAGACCTATAGAAGAAGAATTAAAAGAATCCTATTTAAGCTATTCAATGAGCGTAATTATAGGAAGGGCTATTCCGGATGTACGCGACGGCTTAAAACCCGTTCAAAGAAGAATTTTATATAGTATGTACGAACTTGGAGTGACACATAATAAGCCATTTAAAAAATCAGCACGTATTGTCGGTGAAGTAATGGGTAAATATCATCCTCATGGCGATGCTGCAATCTACGATACAATAGTAAGAATGGCACAAGATTGGACGATGCGATATAAACTTATTGATGGTCAAGGAAATTTTGGCTCGATTGATAGGGATCCTCCAGCTGCAATGAGGTACACCGAAGCAAGACTTGCAAAGATTGCAGAAGAATTGCTTGAAGATATTGACAAAGAAACTGTTAATATGACTGATAATTTTGATGGGAGTTTAAAAGAACCTGAAGTATTACCATCAAAATTCCCAAATTTACTTGCCAATGGTTCAACAGGAATTGCAGTTGGAATGACAACAAATATTCCACCTCATAACATAACAGAACTTGTAAATGGATTAATTGCATTAATAAAGAATCCTGAAATTTCTATTGAAGAACTTATGAATTTTATACCTGGACCTGATTTTCCAACCGGTGGAGAAATTATAGGAAAATCTGGAATCAGGGAAATGTACACCACTGGAAAAGGTAGTTTTACAATTCGTGGAAAAGTACACGTAGAAGAAAAAAAGAAAAAGAAAAATATTGTTATAACGGAGATTCCTTTCAATATAAGCAAAGCTGATTTAATAAAGAAAATAGTTGAGTATGCAGAAAAATCGAGTCTTCCAATTAAAGATATTAGAGATGAATCCGACAAAGAAGGGCTTAGAATAGTTATTGAAATACCAAATGATACTAATGAAGAAATTATAATCAACAATTTGTATAAACATACCCAACTACAAAGTTCATTTCATTCACAACTCTTAGTTATAGACAAAGAGAAAAAGCCTGTTCTAATGAATTTAAAAGAATTAATGTGGGCTTTTGTAGAACACAGATTTGAGGTTGTAAGAAGAAGAGCTCAATATTATTACAAACAATACTCCAAAAAAGCCCATATTCTAGAAGGGCTAATTAAAGCTTCAAGATCAATTGACACCATTATTTCGGTGATTAGAAATAGTGAAGATCAAAACAGTGCTATACATGAATTAATAGATATGTTTAACTTTACTGAAACACAAGCAAAAGCAATCGTCGATCTAAGACTTGGAAGATTAACCAAACTTGAAATCTCAAAATTAATCGATGATTACAACGATCTTGTAAATAAGATGAAAGTTGAAAAAGAATTAATAGAAAACGATCAAAAAGTATATGAAAAAATAATCGAAGAACTTGAAGCAATTAAGAGCGAATATGGAGATAGCAGAAAAAGTATAATATTAGATCACGAAGAAAGAAAAATAGAGTTCAATGAATTAGAGCTTATTCCAGATAAAGAAGTAGTTTTATCGCTTACAAAAAAAGGTTACTTAAAAATGATGAGCCTTGACACATTTAAAACACAAAGACGTGGCGGAAAGGGCGTTACAGGCTCAAATTTAATGGATGATGATGCTATTATGGAGATTATTTATACTCATCTGCATGGAAAAACGTTATTCTTTACATCATATGGAAAAGTATATATTTTAAACAACTATCAAATAGAGGAAAATTCAAGAACAAGCCGCGGAAGACAAATAGCAAAATACCTAAATATTGGACAAGATGAAAAAATTCTCACAATGCTTTCTGTAGATAACTTTGAAGGCGAACTATTCTTTGTAACAAAAAATGGTAAAGCCAAAAGAACTTCGCTTAAAGAGTTTGAAAATATAAACTCAAGAGGAATGAAAGCAATAACATTTGATGGTGATGATTTACTTGTTTCTGTACAAAAAATTGATAATCCAGACCAAACTATATTAATTGCAACAAAAAATGGGTTGTGTATTAGATTCCCAATTTCTGAAGTTAGAACAATGGGAAGAAACGCAATGGGTGTTATTGGAATAAGGCTTTCAAATGATGATGCTGTAGTTAGTTCTTCACTTTTAATGGACGATGAACATTATCTTTTAACTGTAACAAGTAAAGGATACGGAAAGTTAACAGAAACTTCTCAGTATAGAATACAAAAGCGTGGTGGCCTTGGTATAAAAAATATTTCGGACATCTCTAAAGCCGGACATATTGTAGGTGTAACCCATGTTTTAGGAAACGAAAACATGATGATCTTTACAAAAAACGGTATGACTTTGAAAATTAATTTAGACAGTTTAAGACCTCTTGGGAGAGTCACAAAGGGAGTAAAATTAGTTAATCTATCCGAAGGTGATGAAATAGCAGACTTTGCTGTTATAAGAGGCGAGGATGATGTATAG
- the rpiB gene encoding ribose 5-phosphate isomerase B has protein sequence MKIAIGSDHAGFELKNKLVDYLSKKGIEIIDVGTNSTESVDYPDYAKEVGKLVVNKDADFGILICGTGIGMSIAANKIKGIRAALCMIPEMGKLARNHNNANILVLPGRLIGFELATWIVEEFLNADFEGGRHERRINKIVELEK, from the coding sequence ATGAAAATTGCAATAGGTTCGGATCACGCAGGTTTTGAGCTAAAAAATAAACTTGTAGATTATTTATCTAAAAAAGGAATTGAGATTATAGATGTAGGAACAAATAGTACCGAAAGTGTAGATTATCCTGATTATGCAAAAGAAGTTGGAAAACTTGTTGTAAATAAAGATGCTGATTTTGGAATACTCATATGTGGTACAGGCATTGGAATGTCAATTGCTGCAAACAAAATTAAGGGAATAAGAGCAGCTCTCTGTATGATACCTGAAATGGGAAAACTTGCAAGAAATCATAATAATGCAAACATATTGGTCCTTCCTGGAAGATTAATAGGATTTGAACTTGCAACATGGATTGTGGAAGAATTTTTGAATGCAGATTTTGAAGGTGGAAGACACGAAAGAAGAATAAATAAAATAGTAGAACTTGAAAAGTAA
- a CDS encoding GatB/YqeY domain-containing protein, with product MLKEKIMQDLKQAMKEKNEIKVRVLRLLNSAIKNFEVEKIGEASDEEIEKLVLKEMKKRQESIEAYKKAGREDLAKEEEQELEVLKGYAPEMLSEDEIRKMVKEIIEELNATQKEFGLVMKNLMAKVKGKADGSVVSKIVKELLQ from the coding sequence ATGCTAAAAGAAAAGATAATGCAAGACCTAAAACAAGCTATGAAAGAAAAAAACGAGATTAAAGTTAGGGTACTTAGGCTCTTAAATTCCGCTATAAAAAACTTTGAAGTAGAAAAAATAGGAGAAGCTAGTGACGAAGAAATTGAAAAACTAGTCTTAAAAGAAATGAAAAAAAGACAAGAATCAATTGAAGCATATAAAAAGGCAGGCAGGGAAGATTTAGCAAAAGAAGAAGAACAAGAATTAGAAGTTTTAAAAGGATATGCTCCAGAAATGTTAAGTGAAGATGAAATTAGAAAAATGGTAAAAGAAATCATTGAAGAATTAAACGCTACTCAAAAAGAGTTTGGCCTTGTTATGAAAAACTTAATGGCAAAAGTAAAAGGAAAAGCTGATGGCTCAGTTGTAAGTAAGATTGTAAAGGAACTTCTTCAATGA
- the lexA gene encoding transcriptional repressor LexA — translation MKELTNRQKMVLDFITSYIQQNGYSPSIRDIAKHFKLTPRGAHIHVLALEKKGYITRNPKNSRSISLVKRPETVSIPVKGKISAGQGIEMFELVDEEIEIPVRMINGYGNYFALRVEGTSMIEAHIIDGDYVILKKQYRIPNGQIAAVVFDNKVTLKRFYHKNDKVELVPENSSMSPIICDAKDVKVIGKLVGVIRIY, via the coding sequence ATGAAAGAACTAACAAATCGTCAAAAAATGGTTTTAGATTTTATCACTAGCTACATTCAACAAAATGGTTATTCACCATCAATTAGAGATATTGCAAAACATTTTAAATTAACCCCTAGAGGGGCACATATACATGTTTTAGCTTTAGAAAAAAAAGGCTATATAACAAGGAATCCCAAAAATTCAAGATCAATTTCTCTTGTTAAAAGGCCCGAAACCGTTTCAATACCAGTTAAAGGAAAGATTTCAGCAGGGCAAGGAATTGAAATGTTTGAACTAGTAGATGAAGAAATAGAAATACCAGTCAGGATGATTAATGGATATGGAAATTATTTTGCGCTAAGGGTTGAAGGAACGAGTATGATAGAAGCACATATAATTGATGGAGATTATGTTATCCTTAAAAAGCAATATAGGATACCAAACGGTCAAATAGCAGCTGTCGTTTTCGACAACAAAGTCACTTTAAAAAGGTTTTATCATAAAAATGATAAGGTAGAACTTGTGCCGGAAAACAGCAGCATGTCACCTATAATTTGTGATGCAAAAGATGTTAAAGTAATAGGTAAACTTGTTGGGGTTATAAGAATATATTAA
- a CDS encoding archease — translation MYREIDHTADIAFEIVNDTFLGLLEDILKIIHDTYKVENINCNIAKVQEYDIKENEDGVFDIVNDWIAAIELGYFPVKIEKDKKYKTTFCSYSKIEGETFKALTYHNLKIEKKANKLSIKVVFDI, via the coding sequence ATGTATAGGGAAATTGATCACACAGCAGATATTGCATTTGAAATAGTGAATGATACATTTTTAGGCCTTCTGGAAGATATTTTAAAAATAATCCATGATACATACAAGGTAGAAAATATAAATTGTAACATAGCTAAAGTTCAGGAATATGATATAAAAGAAAATGAAGATGGAGTATTTGATATTGTAAATGACTGGATTGCAGCTATAGAATTAGGATATTTTCCAGTAAAGATTGAAAAAGATAAAAAATACAAAACTACTTTTTGCTCATACAGTAAGATAGAAGGTGAAACTTTTAAAGCACTTACGTATCACAATCTAAAAATTGAAAAAAAAGCTAATAAGCTCTCAATAAAGGTGGTGTTTGATATATGA
- the metG gene encoding methionine--tRNA ligase, whose translation MKKFYITTPIYYVNSEPHIGSAYTTIIGDIIARYKRLMGYEVFYLTGTDEHGQKIMQAAKKQGKTPQQLCDELSKKFEQLWKDLKITNDYFIRTTDEEHIKTVQFFVSKMLENGDIYKGKYKGWYCVPCETYWSEDEIEKDENNNPVCPSCHRPLNFVEEENYFFRLSKYTEPLLKHFKENPDFVEPEFRKNEMLKILEEGLKDLSITRTTFDWGIPMPNDPKHVIYVWVDALINYISAIGYGKDEETFKKWWPADLHLIGKEINRFHSLIWPAMLMSVGLPLPKKIFAHGWLTVNGQKISKSLGNAIDPREFVKKYGNDVIRYYLARDIVFGKDGDFSEENLVNRLNSDLANDYGNLLHRTLAMVVKNFNSKIPTPSSLNESDKELIEKFKNLKKEYTECMESYKLTNALESIWSYIRDVNKYFDENKPWVLAKEGNKERLGTILYNTLEAFIKIASLLLPFMPDSSTEVFRRLGQEFNPEFVLNTEWNSLKSGANVIHEKPLFQKIDIKNIQKVGEKKPQQKMPENTIELISIEDFKKVDLRVAKVVEAEKVKKSEKLLRLIVDLGELGKRQIVAGISKFYTPEQLIGKKIIVVANLKPAKLMGIESQGMLLAAKINDNLTVLTVDKDIDEGAKIS comes from the coding sequence GTGAAAAAATTCTATATTACAACGCCTATATACTATGTCAATTCTGAACCACATATTGGAAGTGCGTATACCACAATTATTGGAGACATTATAGCAAGATATAAAAGATTAATGGGATATGAAGTATTCTATCTAACCGGTACTGATGAGCATGGTCAAAAAATAATGCAAGCTGCTAAAAAACAAGGAAAAACTCCTCAGCAACTTTGTGATGAACTTTCTAAAAAATTCGAGCAACTTTGGAAAGATTTAAAAATTACAAATGATTATTTTATAAGAACTACGGATGAAGAACATATAAAAACCGTGCAATTTTTTGTCTCAAAAATGCTCGAAAACGGAGACATTTACAAAGGAAAATATAAGGGTTGGTATTGTGTACCATGTGAAACATATTGGAGCGAAGATGAAATAGAAAAAGATGAAAATAATAACCCAGTTTGCCCATCTTGTCATCGACCCTTAAATTTTGTAGAAGAAGAAAATTATTTCTTCAGACTTTCAAAATACACCGAACCTCTTTTAAAACATTTTAAAGAAAATCCAGATTTTGTTGAACCAGAATTTAGAAAAAATGAAATGTTAAAAATTCTAGAAGAGGGATTAAAAGATCTGTCTATAACAAGAACAACATTCGACTGGGGTATCCCAATGCCGAATGACCCCAAACATGTTATTTATGTTTGGGTTGATGCTCTTATTAATTATATTTCTGCAATAGGTTACGGCAAAGACGAAGAAACTTTCAAAAAATGGTGGCCTGCCGATTTACACCTTATTGGAAAAGAAATTAATAGATTCCACAGCCTTATATGGCCTGCAATGCTAATGTCCGTGGGACTTCCTTTACCAAAAAAGATATTTGCTCACGGTTGGTTAACAGTTAATGGTCAAAAAATTAGTAAATCACTTGGCAATGCTATTGATCCAAGAGAATTTGTCAAAAAATATGGAAATGATGTAATAAGATATTACCTTGCAAGAGATATTGTCTTTGGAAAAGATGGAGATTTTTCTGAAGAAAACCTAGTTAATAGATTGAACTCAGATCTTGCAAATGACTATGGTAATCTACTCCATAGAACACTTGCAATGGTAGTTAAAAACTTTAACTCAAAAATTCCAACTCCTTCTTCTTTAAATGAATCGGATAAAGAACTTATTGAAAAATTTAAAAACCTAAAAAAAGAATATACCGAATGCATGGAAAGTTATAAATTAACAAATGCCCTAGAAAGTATTTGGAGTTATATAAGAGATGTAAATAAATATTTCGATGAAAACAAACCTTGGGTACTTGCAAAAGAAGGAAATAAAGAAAGATTAGGAACTATTTTATACAATACCCTTGAAGCATTTATTAAAATCGCTTCTTTATTACTTCCATTTATGCCAGATTCTTCAACAGAAGTTTTTAGAAGGTTAGGACAAGAGTTTAATCCTGAATTTGTACTAAACACAGAATGGAACTCTCTTAAATCGGGCGCAAATGTAATACATGAAAAGCCGCTATTCCAAAAGATAGATATAAAAAACATTCAAAAAGTAGGAGAAAAAAAGCCTCAGCAAAAAATGCCTGAAAATACAATAGAACTTATTTCAATTGAAGATTTTAAAAAGGTAGATTTGCGTGTTGCTAAAGTTGTAGAAGCTGAAAAAGTAAAAAAATCAGAAAAGTTATTAAGATTAATTGTCGACCTTGGAGAGCTTGGTAAAAGACAAATAGTAGCAGGTATTTCAAAATTTTATACACCAGAACAGTTAATTGGTAAAAAAATAATAGTTGTTGCAAATTTAAAACCTGCTAAACTAATGGGAATAGAATCTCAAGGAATGTTACTCGCCGCAAAAATAAATGATAACTTAACTGTTTTAACAGTTGACAAAGATATTGATGAAGGCGCGAAAATTTCTTAG
- a CDS encoding ABC transporter substrate-binding protein — translation MRKVLFVLLILSVLVSLGVAAKVTIWCWDPNFNVAIMQEAAERYKAMHPDVEFEIVSMAKADVEQKLNTILASGVKKGLPEIVLIEDYNAQKYLQSYPGSFADLTKKFNFKEFSPYKVKLMTLNGKVYGVPFDSGVAGWFYRRDYFKEAGIDESELRNITWDKFIELGKIVKEKTGKYMMAGDPYDGGLMRILLQSAGSWYFDKNGKPYIKDNPVLKEAVRLYKEIQDSGISKEVSGWNEWVAAFNNGDVASVITGVWIVGSIKAEKSQSGKWGVLPIPRLNLPGAVNASNLGGSSWYVLEHSENKDVAIDFLREIYAKDVDFYQKILIERGAVGSWIPAQNGPAYREPDPFFGYQRIYLDFTDWMDKIPPVDYGIFTYEADAALMGVMPDVYNGNLTIEKALEMAEKQFLNTIGY, via the coding sequence ATGAGAAAGGTGTTGTTTGTTTTATTAATACTAAGTGTGTTAGTTAGTTTAGGGGTCGCTGCAAAGGTAACCATTTGGTGTTGGGATCCAAATTTTAATGTAGCTATTATGCAAGAAGCTGCGGAGAGATACAAAGCTATGCATCCTGATGTTGAATTTGAAATTGTAAGTATGGCAAAGGCGGATGTAGAACAAAAGCTGAATACTATATTGGCTTCTGGAGTAAAGAAAGGACTTCCTGAGATAGTATTAATTGAAGATTACAATGCTCAAAAATATCTTCAATCATATCCTGGATCTTTTGCGGATTTAACAAAAAAATTTAACTTTAAAGAATTTTCACCATACAAAGTAAAGTTGATGACCTTGAATGGAAAAGTTTATGGTGTTCCATTTGACTCAGGAGTTGCTGGTTGGTTTTATAGAAGAGATTATTTTAAAGAAGCAGGAATTGATGAATCAGAGTTAAGAAATATTACTTGGGATAAGTTTATTGAACTTGGTAAGATAGTAAAAGAAAAAACGGGGAAATATATGATGGCAGGAGATCCATACGATGGAGGATTAATGAGAATATTACTCCAATCTGCAGGTTCATGGTATTTTGATAAGAATGGAAAGCCATATATTAAAGACAATCCAGTGTTAAAAGAGGCAGTAAGGTTATATAAAGAAATTCAAGATTCAGGTATTTCAAAGGAAGTTTCTGGATGGAACGAATGGGTTGCAGCATTTAACAATGGTGATGTAGCTTCTGTTATTACAGGTGTCTGGATTGTTGGATCTATTAAAGCAGAAAAATCTCAAAGTGGTAAATGGGGAGTTTTACCTATTCCAAGGTTAAATTTACCTGGTGCAGTTAATGCATCAAATCTAGGTGGTTCAAGTTGGTATGTTTTGGAACATTCAGAAAATAAAGATGTAGCAATAGACTTTTTAAGAGAAATCTATGCTAAAGACGTCGATTTCTATCAAAAGATATTAATAGAAAGAGGAGCGGTGGGTTCATGGATTCCTGCACAAAATGGGCCAGCATATAGAGAACCTGACCCATTCTTTGGATATCAAAGAATTTATCTTGACTTTACAGATTGGATGGATAAGATCCCACCAGTTGATTATGGAATATTTACCTACGAGGCAGATGCTGCATTAATGGGTGTTATGCCTGATGTTTATAATGGTAATCTTACAATTGAAAAAGCACTTGAGATGGCAGAAAAGCAATTTTTAAATACAATTGGTTATTAA